A single window of Methanomassiliicoccales archaeon DNA harbors:
- the hisD gene encoding histidinol dehydrogenase, producing MWGPIDLNLWERRRRGELANVRQAVENIIEAVRNRGDDALLELTERFDGVSLDSLKVCSEEIKAAYERVDESLVKALKEASDRIRRFHSLQYQKQNWLEEIEEGICLGVKLLPLDRVGAYVPGGRASYPSTALMCIIPAKVVGVSETVVCTPPPINPLTLVALDIAEVDEIYKIGGAQAIAAMAFGTKTIKAVRKVVGPGNVYVTEAKMLLRDRVEIDFPAGPSEAVIIADDSANPSFVASDIVAQAEHGPHSFCLLITNDEDFAKRVGEFVDKYASCSPRKVILESSLKNVGYILVDNMEKAVEICNCIAPEHISIQCKQYEEVLALVRNAGSIFIGSYSPIAAGDYASGTNHVLPTSGYANLYSGLDIRHFCKATSVQQLSKDGLRKLEPTIVKLASAEGLFGHAQSIQIRLDH from the coding sequence ATGTGGGGCCCCATTGACCTTAATTTGTGGGAGCGCAGGCGACGAGGAGAATTGGCGAATGTACGCCAAGCCGTTGAAAATATAATAGAAGCGGTCCGAAACCGTGGTGACGACGCCTTGTTGGAGCTTACAGAGCGTTTCGACGGCGTAAGCCTAGATTCTCTAAAAGTTTGCAGTGAAGAAATTAAGGCTGCTTATGAAAGAGTAGATGAATCATTAGTCAAAGCCCTAAAGGAAGCATCTGATCGCATACGTAGATTTCACAGTCTTCAATATCAGAAACAAAATTGGCTGGAGGAGATAGAAGAGGGGATATGCCTAGGTGTCAAACTTCTTCCTTTGGACCGTGTTGGGGCATATGTACCTGGAGGAAGAGCGTCTTATCCATCAACAGCGCTTATGTGCATTATTCCAGCAAAAGTGGTGGGCGTAAGTGAGACGGTAGTGTGCACACCTCCACCGATTAATCCTCTGACCTTGGTAGCCTTGGATATAGCTGAAGTTGATGAGATATATAAGATAGGCGGGGCTCAGGCGATAGCTGCCATGGCATTTGGCACAAAAACCATAAAGGCTGTTCGCAAGGTGGTTGGACCAGGGAATGTTTATGTTACAGAAGCAAAAATGCTACTTAGGGATAGAGTGGAAATCGATTTCCCTGCTGGTCCGAGCGAAGCCGTGATAATTGCAGACGATAGCGCTAATCCCTCTTTTGTAGCATCAGATATTGTAGCTCAAGCGGAGCACGGCCCGCATTCGTTCTGTCTCTTGATAACTAATGATGAGGATTTTGCCAAACGAGTGGGTGAATTTGTGGATAAATACGCATCATGCTCTCCAAGGAAAGTGATTCTTGAATCTTCTTTAAAGAATGTAGGATATATTCTAGTTGATAATATGGAAAAGGCAGTTGAGATTTGTAATTGCATCGCACCTGAACATATCTCTATACAATGCAAGCAATATGAGGAAGTCTTAGCATTGGTTCGTAATGCAGGCTCCATTTTCATAGGTTCCTATTCACCGATAGCAGCAGGAGACTATGCCTCAGGGACAAATCATGTTTTACCCACATCTGGCTACGCTAACCTTTATTCAGGTCTTGACATCAGGCATTTCTGCAAAGCTACTTCAGTTCAGCAGTTAAGTAAAGATGGGCTGCGTAAATTAGAACCTACCATCGTAAAACTTGCCAGTGCAGAGGGATTATTTGGGCACGCGCAATCTATCCAAATTAGATTAGATCATTGA